One genomic window of Sulfuricurvum sp. includes the following:
- a CDS encoding menaquinone biosynthesis decarboxylase, translated as MHKTIDLLKSKDELRIIDTPLDIALEIPHLAYAEVKKENGGKALLFTHPVDKATGKKFDIPVVMNLFGSFRRTELLFGREVEGVAAEIEKLLHMKPPQGLKEKVGMLGDLFAMKDIFPKKLKKRGSCQEVVKQGDEVNLYDLPILTTWEEDGGPFITMGQVYTQSLDGAVVNLGMYRLQVYDKNHLGMHWQIHKDSSHFFDQYQRAGKKMPVSIGIGGDPLYTWCATAPLPYGVNELLLYGLIKKESPKLVESITTPLYIPEDVDFVIEGWVDPEKFVLEGPFGDHTGYYTLAEHYPVMEVSAITSRKNPYYLATVVGKPPLEDKYMGWATERVFLPLLKTNAADLIDYHMPENGVFHNLILAKMKPLYKGHAKQFMHIFWGSGQMSFVKHALFFGEDAPKLTNYEALITYALNRFIPKCLFISEGITDALDHSSPESLVGGKLGIDFTASHSPIAPESIDSSALTEHFQNLIPEVTALTQYMRHTANPITVVSIRKTRSLKECFSALERLASFVRIVIFVDEEKNDIHNPYMLLWRVTNNMDAARDVYRSESIVAIDGTTKTVVDSFEREWPGDVECTPSVVERLKSLSLWDLDPKLEKKYQL; from the coding sequence CTGCATAAAACAATTGATCTATTAAAATCCAAAGATGAATTGCGTATCATTGATACACCTCTTGATATAGCGTTGGAAATTCCCCATTTGGCATATGCCGAAGTAAAAAAAGAAAACGGCGGCAAAGCCCTTCTCTTTACCCATCCGGTTGACAAAGCTACCGGCAAAAAATTTGACATTCCTGTCGTGATGAATCTGTTCGGTTCGTTTCGCCGTACCGAACTTTTGTTCGGCCGCGAAGTCGAAGGGGTAGCGGCAGAGATCGAAAAGCTTCTGCATATGAAGCCGCCGCAGGGACTTAAAGAGAAAGTCGGCATGCTCGGTGACCTGTTTGCGATGAAAGATATTTTCCCGAAAAAGCTGAAAAAGCGCGGAAGTTGTCAAGAAGTTGTAAAACAAGGCGATGAAGTTAATTTGTACGATTTACCGATTCTGACTACGTGGGAAGAAGACGGCGGACCCTTTATTACGATGGGACAGGTATATACCCAGAGTTTAGACGGTGCAGTGGTCAATCTGGGGATGTATCGTTTACAGGTGTATGATAAAAATCATCTCGGAATGCACTGGCAGATTCATAAAGACTCATCACACTTTTTCGACCAATACCAGCGTGCTGGTAAAAAAATGCCTGTTTCGATCGGAATCGGCGGTGATCCGCTTTATACCTGGTGTGCAACGGCACCTCTGCCGTATGGTGTTAATGAATTGCTGTTGTATGGTTTGATCAAAAAAGAGTCTCCAAAACTGGTTGAATCGATTACAACACCTTTGTATATTCCCGAAGATGTCGATTTTGTCATCGAAGGGTGGGTTGATCCGGAAAAATTTGTCCTTGAAGGACCTTTTGGAGATCATACGGGCTATTATACGCTTGCGGAGCATTATCCCGTCATGGAAGTCAGCGCGATTACGAGCCGCAAAAATCCCTATTATTTGGCGACCGTTGTCGGTAAACCGCCTCTAGAAGACAAATACATGGGTTGGGCAACCGAACGGGTATTCTTGCCGCTTTTAAAAACGAATGCAGCTGATCTGATCGATTATCATATGCCGGAGAACGGTGTTTTTCATAATCTGATTTTGGCAAAAATGAAACCGTTGTATAAAGGGCATGCGAAACAGTTTATGCATATTTTTTGGGGCTCAGGACAGATGAGTTTTGTCAAACATGCTCTCTTTTTCGGGGAAGATGCCCCGAAACTTACGAATTATGAAGCATTAATTACCTATGCATTGAATCGCTTTATCCCAAAATGCCTTTTTATTTCAGAGGGGATTACCGATGCACTTGACCATTCCAGTCCCGAGTCATTGGTCGGAGGCAAATTGGGGATTGACTTTACTGCATCACATTCACCGATTGCTCCTGAATCAATCGACAGCTCTGCATTGACGGAACATTTCCAAAATCTTATTCCGGAAGTTACAGCTCTTACGCAATATATGCGTCATACCGCTAACCCTATAACGGTGGTAAGTATTCGTAAAACACGTTCGTTAAAAGAGTGTTTTAGTGCGTTGGAAAGACTTGCATCGTTTGTCCGAATCGTTATTTTTGTGGATGAAGAAAAAAATGATATTCATAACCCTTATATGCTTCTTTGGCGGGTAACGAACAATATGGATGCCGCACGTGACGTGTACCGGTCTGAGTCGATCGTTGCGATTGACGGGACTACGAAAACGGTTGTGGATTCTTTTGAACGTGAATGGCCGGGTGATGTCGAATGTACCCCATCGGTTGTGGAACGTCTTAAATCACTTTCACTCTGGGATTTAGATCCAAAACTAGAGAAAAAATATCAGCTCTGA
- a CDS encoding cytochrome C: MRKFYATVAITLLASSTLLNAATYKGQKIYIESCKSCHGGGQALAASKKQRVWSKIMDNKGEKLAQIHLSSKKAEASWAYFNDRGFTKDARHLEDFLVEYAGDSGNVPACN, translated from the coding sequence ATGCGCAAGTTTTATGCTACAGTAGCGATTACACTTTTGGCCAGTTCTACCCTTCTTAATGCAGCCACGTATAAAGGGCAAAAAATTTACATCGAATCTTGTAAATCATGCCACGGCGGCGGTCAAGCGTTAGCTGCATCTAAAAAACAGCGTGTTTGGTCTAAAATAATGGATAATAAAGGTGAAAAACTTGCCCAAATCCATCTTTCCTCCAAAAAAGCAGAAGCTTCTTGGGCTTACTTTAATGACCGTGGTTTTACAAAAGACGCACGTCATCTTGAAGATTTCCTGGTCGAATACGCCGGGGACAGCGGTAACGTTCCTGCCTGCAATTAA
- the argH gene encoding argininosuccinate lyase has protein sequence MEKMWSGRFTQDASTLLEKFNASIMFDQKLYREDIEGSVAHAQMLTHQGILSREELTAIESGMAQVLSEIESGSFEWKIGDEDLHMAIEKRLTSIIGEAGKKLHTARSRNDQVALDFRRFVLRKNGEIVEQIKSLMRAIVDIAREHTTTLLPGMTHLQHAQPINFAFHLLAYASMFKRDCERFESSAARNNISPIGCAALAGTPHNIDREMTAKLLGFDAVSINCLDTVSDRDFALEILFNISTLMMHISRLAEEIILWSSYEFRFVELSDAYSTGSSIMPQKKNPDVPELLRGKTGRVFGNLMGLLTVMKGLPLAYNKDTQEDKEGVFDSVETAEISLEILREALKTMTVKPQNMARACKLGHLSATDLADYLVEHCDVPFREAHHITGRAVARAEVLGIDLSDIEYHELYAIDSRIKEDVIAYLAIEHSMNARTSQGGTAELRTLEQILYFDHYLNAHGYDSIADS, from the coding sequence ATGGAAAAAATGTGGTCAGGACGTTTTACGCAAGATGCGTCAACCCTTTTAGAAAAATTTAACGCCTCGATCATGTTTGATCAAAAACTGTATCGTGAAGATATAGAAGGCTCTGTCGCACATGCACAAATGCTAACTCATCAAGGAATTTTGAGCCGTGAGGAATTGACTGCAATCGAGAGCGGTATGGCTCAGGTATTAAGCGAAATAGAATCAGGTTCGTTTGAATGGAAAATTGGTGATGAAGATTTGCACATGGCCATCGAAAAGCGCCTTACTTCAATTATCGGTGAAGCAGGAAAAAAACTTCATACCGCGCGCAGCCGTAACGATCAGGTTGCCTTAGATTTTCGCCGCTTTGTTCTTCGTAAAAACGGGGAAATAGTCGAACAAATCAAATCGCTCATGAGGGCGATAGTTGATATCGCACGTGAACATACGACAACTTTATTGCCGGGTATGACGCATTTACAGCATGCTCAGCCGATTAACTTCGCTTTCCATCTCTTAGCGTATGCTTCAATGTTTAAACGCGATTGTGAACGATTTGAGAGTTCTGCCGCACGTAACAATATCTCCCCTATCGGATGCGCAGCACTTGCCGGGACACCTCATAATATCGATCGCGAAATGACGGCTAAGTTGCTCGGGTTTGATGCGGTGAGTATTAATTGTCTTGATACGGTAAGCGATCGTGATTTTGCATTGGAAATTTTGTTCAATATTTCGACGTTGATGATGCATATTTCACGGCTTGCGGAAGAGATTATCCTTTGGTCGAGTTATGAGTTCCGTTTTGTCGAACTTTCCGATGCCTATTCGACCGGAAGTTCTATTATGCCGCAAAAGAAAAATCCCGATGTCCCGGAACTTCTACGAGGAAAAACAGGGAGAGTATTCGGTAATCTAATGGGCCTTTTAACCGTGATGAAAGGGCTGCCGCTCGCCTATAACAAAGATACTCAAGAAGACAAAGAGGGGGTGTTTGACAGTGTGGAAACGGCAGAAATTTCCCTTGAAATCTTGCGGGAAGCATTGAAAACAATGACCGTCAAACCGCAAAATATGGCTCGGGCATGTAAACTTGGGCATTTGAGTGCGACCGATTTGGCCGATTATCTTGTCGAACATTGCGATGTTCCGTTCCGCGAAGCGCACCACATTACGGGGCGAGCGGTAGCCCGTGCCGAAGTGTTGGGAATCGATTTGAGCGATATCGAGTACCATGAACTTTATGCCATTGACAGCCGTATCAAAGAGGATGTTATCGCTTATTTGGCAATCGAGCATTCGATGAATGCCCGAACGTCCCAAGGCGGAACGGCTGAGCTGCGAACGTTGGAGCAAATACTCTATTTTGATCATTATCTCAATGCACATGGATACGATTCAATCGCCGATTCATGA
- a CDS encoding OsmC family protein encodes MKITVSHLDAMRFEAKTEKSSFIIDCPQISPIEYFLSGLIGCTATDIVMLPQKQGYEVKNLEVSGEVVRNEEAPRKFNTLHLEYRFDSNADDTLAARWVMASVETYCSTINTIRDTTKITYTILHNGNTIRENEEMISGGGNSVDFGSLQGCNA; translated from the coding sequence ATGAAAATTACCGTTTCACACCTAGACGCAATGCGTTTTGAAGCAAAAACCGAAAAAAGCAGTTTTATTATCGACTGTCCCCAAATTTCACCGATCGAATATTTTTTGAGCGGATTGATCGGCTGTACTGCGACCGATATTGTGATGCTTCCACAAAAGCAGGGGTATGAAGTAAAAAATTTAGAGGTTTCGGGAGAGGTCGTTCGCAACGAGGAAGCCCCGCGTAAATTTAATACTCTTCATCTCGAATACCGCTTTGACTCTAATGCTGACGATACGCTTGCAGCACGTTGGGTGATGGCAAGTGTTGAAACCTATTGTTCAACGATCAACACGATCCGCGATACGACAAAAATCACCTATACGATACTCCATAACGGTAATACGATCCGTGAAAACGAAGAGATGATCAGCGGCGGCGGAAACAGTGTTGATTTCGGATCGCTTCAAGGGTGTAACGCTTAA
- a CDS encoding histidine triad nucleotide-binding protein: protein MCLFCKIVSKEIPSNTVAENDEFYAFHDINPKAPVHVLAIPKAHYDSFNDIPGDVMGKMGIFMQEVAKTLGIDQSGYRIISNIGENGGQEVKHLHFHIVGGAKLHWGHFADADPKDFF, encoded by the coding sequence ATGTGTCTATTCTGTAAAATCGTTAGCAAAGAAATCCCATCCAATACTGTTGCCGAAAACGACGAGTTTTATGCTTTTCACGATATAAATCCCAAAGCTCCTGTCCATGTTTTGGCTATACCTAAAGCTCATTACGACAGTTTTAACGATATTCCGGGAGATGTAATGGGTAAAATGGGAATTTTTATGCAAGAAGTCGCCAAGACACTCGGAATCGATCAAAGCGGATACCGTATTATCAGTAACATCGGAGAAAACGGAGGACAAGAAGTGAAACATCTCCATTTTCACATTGTCGGCGGTGCAAAATTACATTGGGGACATTTTGCCGATGCCGATCCGAAAGATTTCTTTTAA